Genomic segment of Clostridia bacterium:
CGCGTGTGCACCGAGCGGACGAAGGCTGGTGGGGCGCTTGGCCTTATTCGCACCCCGAGATGGATATGGCGGAAAAGGACGTCGCGGCGTATGCCCAAGATAACGACGCGGCCGTGTACGTGTTGGGACGTGCGGCGGGCGAGGACAGGGAGAATACGCTCACCGAGGGCTCCTATTATCTCACCGCCAAAGAGCGGCGCCTGTTGTCCTTCGTCACCAAGCATTTCCGCAAGACCATCGTCGTCCTCGACACGGGCAACGTGGTGGATATGGCGTGGGTGGAGGAGTTTCAACCCTCCGCCGTATTGATGGCCTATTTCGGCGGGCAGGAGAGTTGCACGGCCTTGGTGGACGTGCTGACGGGCGCGGTGAATCCCTCGGGTAAATTGCCCGACACCATCGCGCGCCGCTACACCGACTATCCCTCGTCCGCGTGCTTCGGCGGCAAGGACTACAACGAGTACCGCGAGGATATTTACGTCGGGTATCGTTATTTTGAGACCTTTGCGCCCGATAAAGTGCTGTATCCCTTCGGCTTCGGGTTGTCCTATACGCGTTTCGAGTGGGAAGTGCTGGCGGCCGAGGCTTCGCAAGAGGGCGCCAAAGTCGCGGTGCGCGTCACCAACGCGGGCGAGTGCGCCGGCAAAGAGGTGATGCAACTCTACTTGGAAGCCCCGCAGGGGCGTATGGGCAAGAGTCGCCGCTCGTTGGTGGCGTTTGGCAAGACGCCGCTATTGGCGGCGGGTGAAAGCGCGACCTTGGAACTGGCGTGTTCGGGGTACTTGATGGCCTCTTTCGACGACGTGGGCAATACGCCTTTTGCCAATGCGTACGTCTTGGAAGGGGGCGTCTATCGGCTGTTCGTCGGCAATAGCGTGCGCTCCCTCGATTTGGCCGCGCGGTTCGAATTGTCCCATACCGTATGCCTCAAATCCGTGCAACCGGTGTGCGCGGTGGAGCATCCGTTCGACCGTCTGATCCCTCGCCAAAGGGGGAACGAATTGATACCCGCCTACGGGCAAGTGCCCAAGGGTGAGGTGGATATGAAAGCGCGGATAAAAGAGGATATGCCCGAAGAGGTCGAAAAGGGCGCGTCCTATTTGTGGACGGACGTGTTGGACGGCAAAGTCACAGTGGAAGATTTCGTCCACGGATTGGACCTCGCCGATTTGGAAGCGTTGACGCGCGGGCACGGCTTTATGCACAGCCCTTTGGGCGTGTCGGGCAACGGGGGCGTCATGGGCGGCGTCACGGAGGAGTTGCGCCTGTTGGGCTTCCCGCCCCTCGTTACGTCGGACGGCCCCAGCGGGCTACGGGTGCGGCGCTATTGCAATTTGCTGCCATGCGGCACGGCGCTGGCCGCGTCTTGGAACGAGGCGCTTGCCCGCGAGGTCTATCGCACGGTCGGTGAGGAGATGCGCGCCTACGGGGTGCATATCCTGCTGGGCGGCGGTATGAATATCCATCGCAATCCGCTTTGCGGGCGGAATTTCGAGTATATGAGCGAGGACCCCGTGCTGTCGGGCGTTATCGCGGCCGCTACGGTGGAGGGCGTGCAGGAGATGGGCGTCGCCGCGTGTATCAAGCATTTTTGCTGTAACAATCAGGAGTACAACCGCAACCGCAACGACAGCCGCTTGTCGCAACGGGCGTTGCGTGAGATATACCTCAAGGGCTTCGAGATCTGCGTGGAGTTGGCCGATCCGTGGACGGTGATGACCTCTTATAACCTCGTCAACGGCGTGTGGGCGCACTATCATTACGATTTGGCGACCACGATTTTGCGCAAGGAGTGGGGATATCGCGGGTTGATCATGACCGATTGGTGGATGCAACACGACCATAGTCACGAGTTTCCCGCCCTCTGTGACAACGCGTATCGCGTGCGTGCGGGTGTGGGCGTGTTTATGCCCGGCAGTTTTAACCGCATGGAGCGCGAGTATCGCGCGGACGGCAGCCTTTTGTCTACGTTGGGGCAGCCCGACGGCATTCGCCGCGCCGAGATAGAGCGCGCCGCTTTGCCGACGGCTTTGCTGGCCTATCGGCTGCGCGACGTGCTGAATGCGACGAAAAGCGAGTAAACGCCGAAAAAACGAGTAGGCGATAGGGGGGTCGAATGGGCCACCCTTTTTTGCGGGCGGTCGCGGGGTGGAACGGTTATCACGAAGGACCGCTATTGCATATAATGCTATATGCAACTGCAAGGATTGTTTACGGCACTCATTACCCCCTTTCGGGAGGGCGCGGTGGATCACGACGCCCTTTCGCGCCTCGTCGTCCGCGCCTCGGTGTACTCGGCGGCGTTCGTGGCGTTGGGGACTACCGCCGAGCCGTGCGCGCTGACGGAAGAAGAATGCGACGCCGTCTTGCGTACCGTCATGCGGTCTACGGCCAAACCCATCGTAGTGGGCGTGTCGGGCAATGATACTCGCACGGTCGTTAGGCGTGCCGAGCATTATCGGGAGATGGGCGCGAGTGCGCTTTTGTGCGTTACGCCCTATTATAACCGCTGTTCGGACGAGGGGCTCTTGGCGCACTATCGGGCGATTTGCGAGGCCGTGGACGTGCCGATCGTCCTCTACAATGTGCCCAAGCGGACGGGCGTGGACATATCGCCCGAAATGCTGGCGCGGCTACTATTGCTACCCCACGTGGTAGGGGTAAAAGAGGCCAACGCGGACGCTTGGGAGATATTGCACTATGCGTTGGTGTGCCGCGAATTGTCGCGGGCATTGGTCTGCGGCGAGGACGCGACGCTGCCCCTTTTCCGCGCCGTGGGGGCGGAATGCGCGATCTCGGCGGCCGCCAACGCCATCCCCGACGTGATGGAGCAGGGCCTCGTCGTGCCCCTCTCGGATATGCCGCGCTGGACGTCGCGCTATTTGCCTTTGGTCGAGCGCCTGTTTGGCGAAGTCAATCCCATTGCGGTCAAGCAAGCCTGTTTTCATCTGGGGCTGTGCGCCAACGAGTTGCGCTTGCCCCTCGCGCCTTCCGCCGACCGCGCGTTGCCGATTCTGCTCGAAAAAGCGGGCTTTTGTATAGTAAATCACTAAGAGCGGACTAAAAATCGCGTTTGCCTATTGACCTTCGGCGCGTCATAAGTTATACTATGATTAGCACAGTATATCGTGCGCATTTTTTCGCGCACGCGGAGGGATAGATGGCAAAGAAACACTTGCCCGAAAACGAAGATTTGTTCAGTATAGACACACCCGACGTGGACGGCGCCGACGGCGGCTGGGACGATTGGGACGACGTAGACGTGGTCGCACCCGCCCAAGAGGAAGTCGACGATGTGGACGTGGACGTGCCGACCGAGGAAGCCGAAGCGCCCGAAGTAAGCGCACAATCCGACGAAACGCCCGTCCAAGCGTACGACGTGGCCGAAGCGGAGAACGCGGATTTCGGTGACGAGGAATGGGACGACGAAGCGCCCGCCCAAGAGGTGGACGCGGATATTGCCGCGCCCGAAGAGGAAATCGCGGACGAAGTGGACGTTGACGTGGACGCGCCTGCTCAGGCGGAAGTTGCGGAAGAGACGGCCGCCGTCGAAGAGGCCGCCGCACCTGCCGAAGCCGTGCCCGAATACGAAGTGGAAGAGGCCGTGGACGAAGATTTCGGTGACGACGATTGGGGCGAGGACGAAGCGGTCGAAGCGATCGAAGAAGCACCCGAAGGGAAAGAAGAGGGCGAGAAAGCCATCGAGGACGAGCCGCAAGCCGATCTCGACGAGGAAGAACCCGCCGAGGAAAACGCCCAAGCGGAAGAGAAAGACGACGAGCCTGCGGGCGAGTTGCAGGTCTCCGACGAGGAATTGGCGGAGTTTTTGCCGCCCGAACAGCCCATGGAGGAAGCGTCCGCTCCCGTAGAGGAAGAAACGCCCCCCACGCCCGAGGAAGAAGAAGCCGCCCTCGACGAAGCGCTCGAAAAACCCGAGGAAGTCAAATCCGAAGAGGAAATAAGGCGCGAACAAGAGGAGTTGGAAGCCTACCGCGCCGCGATGGGCGAGAGTAACGCCGAGATGGCGGACGTGAGCGAGTACCGCACCTTCCGAAAGAAGACCAAGACCGAGAGCAAGTCTTCCGTGCCCAAGAAAAGCGACTTCGACTTGTTTGCCAACCGCTATAAAGTAAAGACCATGAACGCGATGGTCGCCGCTTCCGACCCCATCGTGTATTTCTACAACGCGTGCTTGCGCTCCGACGGCTCCATAATGGCGTTCAACGTGTACCAAGTGCTGCAAGACCGTTTCCTCGGCAAGATGGTGCCCCAACTCTTTACCGCCGTCGCCGAAAACAGCGCCAAAATCGAAGACCTCAACGAGGCCAATCTCATAGAGCAGATAAAGGTCTGCGCCGAGTTCCCCCAATACGACTTTATCGTCAGCATTTCGTCCCGTTTCTTCACCAAGCCCGTGTTGCTGGACAGATTGCTGAAACTCATTCCCGACGGGGGCGTGCCCAACCTCGTGTTTGCGTTCGACTGTACCTCGCTGGAAAGTATCGCCATCGCCGCCAAGACCGGTTTGGGCGCCGTGCACCAAAAGGGCGTGAAGATTTTGCTGGACAGCACCGAGAAGGTGACCATGACCGTGCTGAGCGAATTCGACTACGACTTTATCCGCATCGACTCCCGCTATTATGAAATCGGCAATCCGCGCGCCGAGGCCTATCTACGCCTGTTGCTGTCCCTTACCAAGGAGCAGGGCGTGTCCTCTATCGCCACGTTCTGCGACAGCGAGGACTTGTCCGAATATATGTTCTTTATGGGCGTAGACGCCATTCAGGGCAACGCGATCTCGCGTCCCATGCGCACCGTGCCCAACGCGGTGAAAGGTATAACGCTACTGCCCTCCATGCTCGACGCATAGCGAGGGCGCGGAATTGCGCGATTGAGCGGGCTGTCCGCTCACTCGTCGACGTCACGTACAAAAGTACGTTAGGCGTCGCCTCGCTCGTTTGTACACCCACTCATTCATCACAATTCCGCGCCATCTCCGGGATGGAATAGCGCGGTTTTTGTTTGTGTACGAAGCGCGGGCTGTCCGCTCGTGGAATAGAAATGGAACGTAACCGAAAACCCCCGCGTTTTGCGGGGGTTTTCGATACCAAACGATGAAAATAGACGATAAAGAAGGGCGATAATCGAGGGGAGAAAACGTGGGGGTTAGTCGAGCCCGCAGGCGGTCATAACGCCCAAGGTGGCGTAGCCTACGACGAGGCCGATGCCTATCATAATGGCGGTGACTACGAGATTGTGCTTGACCTCTTTGACGTTCTTGTAGAGAATCATCAAGCCCAAGCCCGCGTTGACGCACAAGCCGCCCACGCAAGCGCCGAAACTCAAGCCGCCCACCAAATAGAGTTCCGCCAAGATGACCGAGCCGGCACAGTTGGGGATAAGCCCCACCACCACGGCCAAAGCGGGCGCCGCGTAGCGGCTACTTTGCAAGAAAGCGGCCACGGCCTCTTCGCCCACGAAATGGAGAATGGTGCCCCATACCATGTTGACGACGAACACGTACGCGAATATTTTGAGGGAGTGGACGAGGGGGTGCAGAAGGTATTGGTGCCACTTGCTCTCCTTATCTTCCTCTTCCTCTATGTGGTGATGACAGCACCCCACGTGTACGACCTCTTCGCATTCGCATTCTTCCTCGTGGTGATGCACGGCCTCTTGCGAACGACGGTAAATGAGGTCGATAAGGTAGCCGAACGCCACCGCCGACACGAACTTGATGCCCAAAAGGGGCAATACCATCAATATTTTGTCGGGCGTGTCCGTCGCGCCCAAAAAGATGGGCAGGGCTTCGTCGCTGGTGGCTACGAAGATGGCGATGAGGGTGCCTAAGGTGATGTGTTTTTTGTGATAGAGATCCGCGCCGACTACGCTGAAACCGCATTGTGGAATGAGGCCGATGCCCGCGCCGATAAGGGGCGCGAAACGCCCCGCGTGCTCCATCTTGTGCGAAAACTTCGGCTCGAGAAAAGCCAAGAGGAGATATACTCCGAACACGATCGCCAACACGATGGCGCTGTCTTTCAATGCGTCCAAAAACACTTCCAGCATAAATTCACCTAAATTGTATTGTAGGGATTGTCATGCCTTTTGTCAACGAAATTGGGGCATTCGCGAATTTTTTTGTTAAAATACTTACCATATCCTATAGAGTGTGATATAATAATACGCGAAACGATAAATTCTTTCTTTATAAGGAGATGATATAATGATTAAAGTAGACGTAATTTCCGGGTTTTTGGGCGCCGGTAAGACGACGCTTATCAAAAAGATGTACGCGCACGCTTTCAAAAACGAGCAAGTAGTGCTCATCGAAAACGAATTCGGCAAAGTCGGCGTGGACGCCGCGTTTTTGCAGGAAGCGGGCATCGAAATCAAAGAAATCAATTCGGGCTGTATTTGCTGTACGCTGGTGGGCGACTTCAATCGTTCCTTGGAGGAAATCATCGAGCGCTTCCATCCGGACCGCGTCATTATCGAGCCGTCGGGCGTGGGCAAACTCAGCGATATCATCGAGTCTATTCACCGCTTCGGCGACGCGCTGACCTTGAATATCGTCGCCACCGTCGTGGACGCCAAGAAGTGCAAAAAACAAATGCGCAACTTCGGCGAATTCTATGTAGACCAAGTGAAACAGGCCAATACCGTGGTCATCAGCAAGGGCGACGTCGCGGGCGCGGAAGTCGTGCAAGAGGCGTACGACCTCGTCCGTTCGCTCAATCCCCGCGCCAATATCGTGACCACCGCCGTCACCGAGATGGAGGGCGACCGCTTGCTCGCGGTGCTGGAAGAGGACGCGTCCTTGATGGACGAATTGCTGGAAGAGGTGGTGGCCGCCGCAAAAGCGCATAAGCATCATCATCACCATCATCACGAGGACGAAGACGGCGAGGAATGCGAGTGTCACCATCATCACCACGATGAAGAGGAAGAGGAGGACGAGGAGCACCATCATCATCACGAGGACGAAGACGACGATGACGACGAAGAGTGCGAATGCCATCACCATCATCACGATGAAGACGAAGATGAAGAGGGTGAAGAGCATCATCACCATCACCACGACGACGATGACGACGAAGAGTGCGAATGCCATCATCATCACGATGATGATGACGATGACGACGAAGGCGAGGAGCACCATCATCACCATCACGGTCACGACGCCGACGAAGTGTTCGAGAGTTGGGGCGTGGAAACGGCCAAGTCCTACGCGAAGCCCGAATTGGAGGCCGCTCTGGAGGCGTTGTGCACGGACCGCTGCGGCAATATCTTACGTAGCAAGGGCATCGTGAAAGCGTCCGACCGCGAGGAGTGGTACTACTTCGATTTGGTGGCGGGTGATTACGAAATCCGTTTGGGCGCGCCCGACTACACGGGTCGTTTGTGCGTGATAGGCGCGGGACTCGATCGCGACGAAATCAAGGCGGTCTTTGCGCTATGAGTATTCCCCGTCAAGTACCCGTCATAGTGGTCAACGGCTTCTTGGAGAGCGGCAAGACCTTTTTCTTGAACGACGCGTGGCGCGAGGAGTTGTTTATCGACGCCTCGGCGCGGCAGGTGGTCGTGTCCTGCGAGGACGGCAATACCGAGTACGATCCGCGCCTCATGCGTATTAACCACGTCAGCGTGGTGCCGGTGGAAGAAGCGTCTCAACTGACCCCCGCTTTCTATCAGGATATCATCAAGCAGTATCGCCCCGACCTCATCTATATCGAGGCCAACGCCATGTGGGACATAGCGGCCTATCGCTTGCCCGAATGCTGTACGCTGGCGCAGCAGATCACGGTGGTTAACGCCGAATCTTTCCAAATGTATTTCAACAATATGCGGCAAAAGGTCGTGGATATGCTGAAAGACTCCGAAGTGGTGATCATGTATAATTGCGACGACGAAAAGGCCACCACCGTGTTGAAGCGCAACCTGCAACTCATCAATCCCAAGATGGGCTATCTGCTCTTTGACAGCGAAGGCAATTCGGTCAGTTTGGCCGACGACCTGCCCTACAAGGTGGACGGCGACTACGTCAACGTGGCCGATCTCGACTTCGGCATATTCTTTGTGGATTCCATCGAGAATCCCGAACGCTACGACGGCAAGACGGTGGAGATAACCGTGCACGCCGTACTGGATAAAACCATTCCCGACGGCTTCTTCGTGGGCGGCCGTCGCGTGATGACGTGCTGTGCCAACGACGTGGCTTTTTACTTCGTGCTGTGTCACAACGCCACGTCCGTCAAAGTGAACGACGGCGATTGGATACGCATGGCGGGCAGAGTGGGTTTCCACGAAATGGAGGGTGAACGACAAATCCTGATGGAGGTGCAGTCAATCACCAAATTGCCGCCCCGTGCGGACGACGAGACCATCGGCTTGGGCTGATGACTACGAAGTGAGTGTAATCGTATGCAAATAGAATCCATATCCCCTTCCGAAGTATATCAAGCGCTGGACACCTCGCCCGAAGGCCTTAGCCAAAGCGAAGTGAACGCGCGGTTGGAGCGAGACGGCTACAACCGCCTGGCGGGCGGCAAACGCGTCACGCCTTTGACGCGGTTTTTCAAGCAGTTTGCCAACGTGATGATCATCGTTTTGTTGGCGGCCGCCGCCGTGTCCGCCACCATTTCCATCGTGCAGAAAGAGTATGCGGATCTGTTCGAGGCGGGCATCATTCTCTTCATCGTCATAGCCAACGCCGTGGTGGGCGCCGTGCAGGAAGGGCGGGCGGAGAGCGCCTTGGACGCTTTGAAAAATCTCAATAAGCCCTATTGCAAAGTCATACGCGAGGGCGAAATACGGCGCATTAGACAGGAAGAAGTCGTTGTCGGCGACCTGGTGCTGCTCGAAGCGGGCGACATCGTGCCCGCCGATATGCGCCTTGTGGAGAGCGCTTCGCTCAAAATAGAGGAGTCCGCCTTGACGGGCGAGTCCGTGGCCGTCGAAAAGGACGCTACGGCTACGGTGGCCTCCGACGCGCCTATAGGCGATAGGCACAATATGGCCTTTTCTACGGGCGTGGTGCAGTACGGCAGAGGCAAAGGCGTGGTGACGGCGACGGGTATGCATACCGAGGTCGGCCATATCGCAGGAATGTTGCAGGAAGAGCAGAGCGAAACGCCCTTGCAACGCCAGTTGGCCAAGACCGCCAAGACGTTGAGTATCATCGTGCTGGCCGTGGCCGCGCTGATTTTCGTAGTGTCTGCCGTTCGTCCCCTCGCGTCGGGACAAAAGGCGGGGCTCGACGACTATATGCTGGCCTTTATGACCGCCGTGGCCATCGCCGTGGCCGCCATCCCCGAGGGCTTGCCCGCCGTGGTGACCATCGTGCTGGCCGTGGGATTGCAGAAGATGAGCAAGAAAAACGCCATCATTCGCCGATTGCCCGCCGTGGAGACGTTGGGCAGTTGCCAAGTGATCTGCACGGACAAAACGGGCACTTTGACCTTGAACAAAATGACCGTGCAGGCCTTTTATACGCCCGACCACGGCGTCGTCGCCGACCTGCCGCAAGGGGACGCCGAGCGCCTGTTGGTGCGCAGTATGAGCCTGTGCAACGATACCACCGTATCCGACGAAGGCGACCTGTTGGGCGACCCCACCGAGACGGCCCTGGTGGCCTATGCCACCCGCTACGGTTTGGAGTACGCCGCCGAACGGCGGGACTTCCCGCGTACGGACGAGATACCCTTCGACAGCGTGCGTAAGTTGATGACCACGGTGCACGACACGCCCCAAGGCAGTATGTGCTTTGTCAAGGGCGCGCCCGATATGCTGCTCAAACGCTGTACCCGCGTGCTCGTGGGCGGTAAAGTAATCGCATTGGACGACGAGGAACGCGCACGCTTTTTGGAGGCCAACGCTTCCCTCAACCGAGAGGCGCTGCGTACCTTGGGCGTCGCCTACAAGACGGGCGATCTGCAAGCGGACAGAAACGAGGATAACCTCGTGCTGTTGGGCTTGGTGGGTATGATCGATCCCCCGCGCGAGGAAGTGAAAGGCGCCGTCAAAGAGTGTATCGAGGCGGGTATGCGCCCCGTGATGATCACGGGAGACCACGCGGATACCGCCGTGGCCATCGCCCGCCGTATAGGGTTGTGGCAAGAGGGCGACCGCGCCGTGACGGGCGTGGAAATAGACGCGATGAGCGACGAGGAACTGGCCGCCCATATACGCGAAATATCGGTATTCGCCCGCGTAAGTCCCGAGAATAAAGTGCGCATCGTCAAGGCGTTCCAGACCATGGGCAACGTGGTGGCCATGACGGGCGACGGCGTAAACGACGCGCCCTCTATCAAAGCGGCGGATATCGGCGTGGGCATGGGCATCACGGGTACGGACGTATCCAAGGGCGCGGCGGATATGGTGCTGGCCGACGACAACTACGTCACCATCGTCACGGCCGTGGAAGAAGGGCGCAAGATATACGACAATATCAAAAAGTCGGTGCAGTTTTTGCTGTCGGCCAATATGGCCGAGGTGATGTGCCTGTTGGTCGTTACGCTCGTCGTCAGTAGCGTTTTGGGGCGTAACGTGGAGTTCTTGACGCCCGTGATGATACTGTGGGTCAACCTCGTCACCGACTCCTTGCCCGCCTTGGCTTTGGGCAGAGAAGAGGCGGAAGAGGGCATTATGAAGAGGCCCCCCCGCAAGGGCGGCAACAGCCTGTTTTCGGGCAAGATGGGCAGAGATATCTTCATACAGGCCTTTATGCAGGCCGCCGTGTGTTTGGCCGTCTATTGCGTGGCCGAGTTCGCTTTGCCGCGCGGTATCGCCGACCATACGGTCACTATGACTATGACCTTCGTGACCATTTGCTTCGTGCAACTGTTCCATGCCTTCAACCTGCGGCAGACGACGGACAGCCTGTTCCGTCACAATCCCTTCTCCAACAAAATGCTCGACTTGGGCTTGTTGGTGGGCGCGGCGTTGGTGTCCGTCGTAGTGCTCGTTCCGCCCCTTCATGTGGTGTTCCAGACCACCTCTTTGACGGCGGGCGAGTGGGGTATCAGTTTGGCCTTTGCTTTCGCCATTATTCCTATGGTTGAAATACAAAAACTCATTGAGCGCGTCGTCGCCAAAAGGAGAGCGGCATGAGTAGAAAAAAGATGAAGAATTTGCAGTTCGCCGTCATCGGTTTGGGCATTTTCGGTACTGAACTGGTCAAGACGTTGGCCAATAAAGGGTGCGAAGTGCTGGCCATTGACGCGGACGCCAACCGCATAGCCGAAGTCAGCGATTACGCCACCCATTGCGTCAACGCGGACGCTACGGACGAGCGCGTTTTGGAGCAGATCGGTCTGTCTTCTTTCGATAACGTCATTATCGGCATAGGCCGCAATATTCAGGCCTCCATTATGTGCACCCTGCTGTGCAAGGAAATGGGCGCCAAGAATATCACGGCCAAGGCCATCAACGACAACCACGCCGCCATCCTCACCAAGTTGGGCGTGGACAGAGTCATCGTGCCCGAGGCGGATTCGGCCGCCAAAACCGCCACGATGATCGCCTATCCCCAGATGAGCGATATGATAGAACTGACGGACGACCTGGCCATCGTGGAAATAGATATGCCCGCGTCCTGGAACGACAAGTCCATAGCGGAGTTGCGCATTCGGGAAAAGTACGGCGTGACCGTCATTTTTATCCTGCACGACGAGGGCAACGTGACGCCGTTGGGCACTACGGTCTGCCACGCGGGCAGTACGGTCGTGTTGGGCGGCCCGATGGATAAGTTGGAGACCTTGATGTCGAGGCTCGGGAGCAAATGATCAAGACGGTCTTGTTGGATATCGACGATACCATACTTGACTTCACCTTGGGCGAGCGGATGGCGATACGCCTGTCTTTTGAGCACTTCCGCCTGCCGTACGATCCCATCTACGCGTCCGTCTATCACGACGTCAACGAGGGGTGGTGGCGCCGCTACGAGGCGGGCAAGGCGACCGTTCAACAGGTCGTGGTCGAACGATTCGTGGACTTGTTCGGCAAAATCGGCAAGCCTATGCCCCTCAACTTCGCCTCGGTGTACGAGGAGAATCTGCGCGCGCAGCACGCGTATATTCGCGGCGCAAAAGGCTTCGTCGAGCGCTTGTCCCGCGCGTATGACGTGTACGCCGTATCCAACGGACGTACCGCGGTGCAGGAGAGAAGGCTAAGAGAAAGCGGACTCGTGGGGTTACTCAAAGACGTGTTCGTATCCGAGAATTTGGGGTATCATAAGCCCCAAAAGGCCTTTTTTGACGAGATCGCCAAGCGCATAGAGGGCTATACGCCCCAAACTACCGTTTTGGTAGGCAACAGCCTGACGAGCGATATCGCGGGGGGCAAAGAAGCGGGTGTGCATACCGTGTGGTACAACCGCGAACACCGCGCGCTCGAGGCGGGTTTCGCGCCCGATTTTACGTCGGACGATTACCACGAAATAGAGGCGTTTATACGCGGCGTTCGATAGGCGACCGTCGCGGCAATACGAGGGGGCATACCCCGATAAGGAGGAATTATGCTGTCGCAAATCAAGCACTACAACACCTTTTACGGCGTGGTATTGGCGTGTGCGATGCTGTCTAACGACGACTCGGACGCCTACCGCCGAGACGCTTCCGCCATCGTGGATTTCTATTGCCGCGCGCGGGGCGTGGACGAGGAGACCATCGCCGAGTGGAAGGCGTGTATCTTCGACGTGCTGGGCAAAGTGAGCGTCCTGGACGAGCGCTCGTTCGGCTACAACGACCGCGCCATCCGTAGGGAATACGAGGACGCGGATTTGCTGTACGACGTCAAGAGCGACGTCATCAGCGAGATTTCGTCGCAATACCGTCAGTCGGGCGCGCCTAACGCCATGT
This window contains:
- a CDS encoding calcium-translocating P-type ATPase, PMCA-type; the protein is MQIESISPSEVYQALDTSPEGLSQSEVNARLERDGYNRLAGGKRVTPLTRFFKQFANVMIIVLLAAAAVSATISIVQKEYADLFEAGIILFIVIANAVVGAVQEGRAESALDALKNLNKPYCKVIREGEIRRIRQEEVVVGDLVLLEAGDIVPADMRLVESASLKIEESALTGESVAVEKDATATVASDAPIGDRHNMAFSTGVVQYGRGKGVVTATGMHTEVGHIAGMLQEEQSETPLQRQLAKTAKTLSIIVLAVAALIFVVSAVRPLASGQKAGLDDYMLAFMTAVAIAVAAIPEGLPAVVTIVLAVGLQKMSKKNAIIRRLPAVETLGSCQVICTDKTGTLTLNKMTVQAFYTPDHGVVADLPQGDAERLLVRSMSLCNDTTVSDEGDLLGDPTETALVAYATRYGLEYAAERRDFPRTDEIPFDSVRKLMTTVHDTPQGSMCFVKGAPDMLLKRCTRVLVGGKVIALDDEERARFLEANASLNREALRTLGVAYKTGDLQADRNEDNLVLLGLVGMIDPPREEVKGAVKECIEAGMRPVMITGDHADTAVAIARRIGLWQEGDRAVTGVEIDAMSDEELAAHIREISVFARVSPENKVRIVKAFQTMGNVVAMTGDGVNDAPSIKAADIGVGMGITGTDVSKGAADMVLADDNYVTIVTAVEEGRKIYDNIKKSVQFLLSANMAEVMCLLVVTLVVSSVLGRNVEFLTPVMILWVNLVTDSLPALALGREEAEEGIMKRPPRKGGNSLFSGKMGRDIFIQAFMQAAVCLAVYCVAEFALPRGIADHTVTMTMTFVTICFVQLFHAFNLRQTTDSLFRHNPFSNKMLDLGLLVGAALVSVVVLVPPLHVVFQTTSLTAGEWGISLAFAFAIIPMVEIQKLIERVVAKRRAA
- a CDS encoding TrkA family potassium uptake protein; its protein translation is MSRKKMKNLQFAVIGLGIFGTELVKTLANKGCEVLAIDADANRIAEVSDYATHCVNADATDERVLEQIGLSSFDNVIIGIGRNIQASIMCTLLCKEMGAKNITAKAINDNHAAILTKLGVDRVIVPEADSAAKTATMIAYPQMSDMIELTDDLAIVEIDMPASWNDKSIAELRIREKYGVTVIFILHDEGNVTPLGTTVCHAGSTVVLGGPMDKLETLMSRLGSK
- a CDS encoding YjjG family noncanonical pyrimidine nucleotidase; this translates as MIKTVLLDIDDTILDFTLGERMAIRLSFEHFRLPYDPIYASVYHDVNEGWWRRYEAGKATVQQVVVERFVDLFGKIGKPMPLNFASVYEENLRAQHAYIRGAKGFVERLSRAYDVYAVSNGRTAVQERRLRESGLVGLLKDVFVSENLGYHKPQKAFFDEIAKRIEGYTPQTTVLVGNSLTSDIAGGKEAGVHTVWYNREHRALEAGFAPDFTSDDYHEIEAFIRGVR